A region from the Hypanus sabinus isolate sHypSab1 chromosome 22, sHypSab1.hap1, whole genome shotgun sequence genome encodes:
- the LOC132379529 gene encoding interferon-induced protein with tetratricopeptide repeats 1-like, producing MSNTPRDSLKEKLSQLQCHFTWSPKKETLDLEDLMYRLEDSLQFNDKYRGTSYNQLAFVNCLQGNHEEAIKNLKEAEKILREEYKDEFERRCIVTYGNFAWVHYHMGQLTEAQSYLDKLEMICKPLSDGPRYTAMIPEVYGEKGWSLLKSTAEYYEEAKECFAKALEQDPDNTEWIMGYATALSRLESFSGMTEYHEQSQSVKYLRRVLELDPDHSLAMALLAIKLQKFNVRKEANELVEQALKKTPDFPYVLRYVAKFYRLEGAVDKAINLLKRILELTPNSCFVHHQLGICYRTILAPRKARPYHPDCYNDALQHKTELIEQCKYHFEKASEYRKRTAIQPQLDLADLYVKIGDIPRADEIYSFLQKLKDIHPENMQNICLHAGSFQLYHRRSEANAISLFLKGLKIEYNSSERKKCHYELEKWADRKLCRNPHDSKALGIKGLLFQQSGNKAKAIEYFEKALETDHDNEDYLSALWELRLSLKGLNDA from the coding sequence CAACACTCCAAGAGATTCGTTGAAAGAGAAGCTCAGTCAGCTTCAGTGTCACTTCACGTGGAGCCCCAAGAAGGAAACGCTTGACTTGGAAGATCTTATGTATAGATTAGAAGATTCTCTCCAATTTAACGACAAATATCGAGGCACATCCTACAACCAGCTTGCTTTTGTGAACTGCTTGCAAGGTAATCATGAAGAAGCCATTAAAAACTTAAAGGAAGCTGAAAAGATTCTGAGGGAGGAGTACAAAGATGAATTTGAAAGAAGATGCATCGTCACCTATGGAAACTTTGCCTGGGTGCATTACCACATGGGACAACTGACCGAGGCCCAGTCCTATCTCGACAAGCTGGAGATGATCTGTAAACCGCTCAGTGATGGCCCTCGCTATACAGCAATGATACCCGAGGTGTACGGGGAGAAGGGATGGTCATTGTTGAAATCCACTGCTGAATACTATGAGGAGGCAAAGGAATGCTTTGCAAAGGCTCTGGAACAAGATCCTGACAACACTGAGTGGATAATGGGATATGCAACTGCACTGTCTCGTCTGGAATCATTTTCTGGAATGACAGAATATCATGAACAGAGTCAGTCAGTGAAGTATCTGCGACGTGTACTGGAGCTTGATCCAGATCACTCTCTGGCCATGGCGCTGTTGGCCATAAAACTGCAAAAGTTCAACGTAAGGAAAGAAGCAAATGAATTGGTTGAACAGGCATTGAAGAAAACCCCTGATTTTCCATATGTGCTCCGCTATGTAGCAAAATTTTACAGACTTGAGGGAGCTGTGGACAAAGCTATTAATCTGCTGAAGCGTATATTAGAACTCACTCCAAATTCCTGTTTTGTACATCACCAGCTGGGCATTTGTTACAGAACTATACTCGCGCCACGGAAAGCCAGACCATATCACCCAGATTGTTATAACGATGCACTTCAGCACAAAACTGAGTTGATCGAACAATGTAAGTACCACTTTGAAAAGGCCTCTGAGTATCGTAAAAGGACAGCTATTCAACCACAATTGGATCTTGCGGACCTCTATGTAAAAATTGGAGACATCCCTAGAGCAGACGAGATCTACAGTTTTCTCCAGAAACTAAAGGATATTCATCCAGAAAATATGCAGAACATATGTTTACATGCTGGGTCATTTCAACTGTACCATAGAAGATCTGAAGCAAATGCCATCAGCCTATTCCTAAAAGGTCTGAAGATTGAATATAACTCAAGTGAGCGGAAAAAATGTCACTACGAACTGGAGAAGTGGGCAGATAGGAAACTTTGCAGAAATCCACATGACAGCAAGGCCCTTGGTATCAAAGGGTTACTGTTTCAGCAGAGTGGGAACAAGGCTAAAGCTATTGAATACTTTGAGAAGGCTTTGGAGACTGATCATGATAATGAAGACTATCTGAGTGCTCTTTGGGAATTACGCCTTTCTTTGAAGGGCCTAAATGATGCTTAA
- the LOC132379528 gene encoding interferon-induced protein with tetratricopeptide repeats 5-like produces MATSKKSSKEPLSIDAISNLLDTKLASLESKMESKMASLESKMASLENKLTTKMSELEGVVRSLDTKLQSQALDIQRHEDKLETLEKLIVEKVRTIEVLDKKVQSTLKTVDQYKFKITDLENRSRRQNLRIIGFPERVESGDLTEFFSKLLWEIFGDEGLQTKPVIDRAHRVARFSSTTDKPRAVIVRLHYPREKELLIRLAHKKGMISYQVRSYNQLAFVNGLQGNYIEAIHNLEEAEKILRENYKVDFERRSIITYGNFAWVHYHMGHLTEAQSYLNKLEMICKPLSDGPPYSAMIPEVYGEKGWSLLRSAAEYYEEAKECFGKGLEEDPDNEQWSMGYATVLFQLEAISGTKENRERRRSVLHLRRVLEFDPDNSVAMVLLALKLQEFKQKIEANKLVEQALQKTTDFPKVLRYAAKFYRKEQAVEKAIELLKKALGISPHASILHDQLGTCYKTKLLELLSNPLCDDPQTPEFQQKTELLSQCKYHFAKASEHRPRSSIKSQLDLADTCAKMDEYSKAKKIYSDLQKLENIHPENMQKICLYAGKFELHCRKSESDAIRPFLKGLEIENDTKERKLCHMNLERWADRQLCKEPTNSKALGIKGLLYQLNGNRAQAIEYFEKALEYDHDNEEYLSALCELRLSIKGKIDA; encoded by the coding sequence atggctacaagtaagaaatcgtctaaggagcctttatctatcgatgcaatttctaatcttctggacactaaacttgcaagtttggaaagcaagatggaaagtaaaatggcaagtttggaaagtaaaatggcaagtttggaaaacaagcttaccacgaaaatgtctgaacttgaaggagttgttagatcgcttgatactaagcttcAGTCGCAGGCAttggatattcagcggcatgaagataagttggagactcttgaaaaattaattgttgaaaaagtacgtacaattgaagtgttggataagaaggtacaatcgactcttaaaactgtagatcagtacaagtttaaaattactgatctcgaaaatcgatctcgcagacagaatttgcgaattatcgggtttcccgaaagagttgagtccggtgatttaactgaatttttctctaaattactgtgggaaattttcggtgatgaaggtttgcaaactaaacctgttattgaccgtgctcacagagttgcgaggttttcgtctacgactgataaaccacgagcggtgattgttcgccttcattatcctcgtgagaaagagcttttaattcgattagctcataaaaaaggtatgatttcttaccaAGTCAGGTCCTACAACCAACTTGCTTTTGTGAATGGCTTGCAAGGTAACTATATAGAAGCGATTCATAACTTGGAGGAAGctgagaagattctgagagagaACTACAAAGTTGATTTTGAAAGAAGAAGCATCATCACCTATGGAAACTTTGCCTGGGTGCATTACCACATGGGACATCTGACAGAGGCCCAGTCCTATCTCAACAAGTTGGAGATGATCTGTAAACCGCTCAGTGATGGCCCTCCCTACTCAGCAATGATACCCGAGGTGTACGGGGAGAAGGGATGGTCATTGCTGAGGTCTGCTGCTGAATACTATGAGGAGGCAAAGGAATGTTTTGGGAAGGGTCTGGAAGAAGATCCTGATAATGAGCAATGGAGCATGGGATATGCCACTGTACTGTTTCAGTTGGAAGCAATTTCTGGAACCAAAGAGAATCGTGAACGGAGACGGTCTGTACTGCATTTGCGTCGTGTACTGGAATTTGATCCAGATAACTCCGTGGCTATGGTTCTGTTGGCGCTAAAACTGCAAGAGTTCAAGCAAAAAATTGAAGCCAATAAATTAGTTGAACAAGCATTGCAGAAAACAACTGATTTTCCAAAAGTTCTTCGATATGCTGCAAAATTTTACCGAAAAGAGCAAGCTGTGGAAAAAGCAATTGAGTTGTTGAAGAAAGCTTTAGGAATCTCTCCACATGCTAGCATCTTGCATGACCAACTAGGTACGTGTTACAAAACCAAATTGCTTGAACTGCTCAGCAATCCATTATGTGATGATCCCCAAACTCCAGAATTTCAACAAAAAACTGAGTTGCTTAGTCAATGCAAATATCACTTTGCAAAGGCATCTGAACACCGTCCAAGGTCAAGTATTAAGTCACAACTGGATTTAGCAGACACCTGTGCAAAAATGGATGAATATTCTAAGGCAAAGAAGATCTACAGTGATCTCCAGAAACTAGAAAATATTCATCCAGAAAATATGCAGAAGATATGTTTATATGCTGGGAAATTTGAACTGCACTGCAGAAAATCTGAATCTGATGCCATCAGACCATTCCTGAAAGGACTGGAAATTGAAAATGACACGAAGGAACGCAAGCTATGTCATATGAATTTGGAGAGGTGGGCAGACAGGCAACTTTGCAAGGAGCCAACTAATAGTAAGGCCCTTGGAATCAAAGGGTTACTGTATCAGCTGAATGGGAACAGGGCTCAAGCGATTGAATattttgagaaggccttggagtATGACCATGATAATGAGGAATATCTGAGTGCTCTTTGTGAACTACGTCTTTCCATCAAGGGAAAAATTGATGCTTGA